One Deinococcus aerolatus genomic window carries:
- a CDS encoding YpdA family putative bacillithiol disulfide reductase, whose protein sequence is MNLAPPSDLFDVAIVGAGPVGLAAAIACKRAGLSYVVLEKGCVVNAIFEYPTYMSFFTTAPELEIGNHPMVTGHDKPDRRDALMYYRLVAQREALNVAQYTAVTAVHAAPAGFTVAIERRDGTPDVLEARRVVVATGYYDNPLHLGIPGEDGPNVSHYYTEAHPFMGLNVTVIGAGNSAADAALDLWRGGANVTMVVRAPELKSTIKYWVRPDLENRIREGSISAHFNARVVDIGQDTVRVEGQDGETFELPTHFTFALTGYRPDLSFLGGLNLAQQPDECLVLDGHYQSSVPGLFVVGSAGFAGKTNQVFIENGRHHADLAVAEIERQLAGHAELQPQ, encoded by the coding sequence ATGAATCTTGCGCCTCCCTCTGATCTGTTCGATGTCGCCATCGTCGGCGCTGGCCCGGTGGGGCTGGCCGCCGCCATCGCCTGCAAGCGCGCGGGCCTGAGCTACGTGGTGCTGGAAAAGGGCTGCGTGGTCAACGCCATTTTCGAGTACCCCACCTACATGTCCTTTTTCACCACCGCCCCCGAACTGGAAATCGGCAACCACCCGATGGTGACGGGCCACGACAAGCCGGACCGCCGCGACGCGCTGATGTACTACCGCCTGGTGGCGCAGCGCGAGGCGCTGAACGTCGCGCAGTACACCGCCGTGACGGCCGTTCACGCCGCCCCGGCGGGCTTCACCGTGGCCATCGAGCGGCGCGACGGCACGCCGGACGTGCTGGAGGCGCGGCGCGTGGTGGTGGCCACCGGCTACTACGACAATCCGCTGCACCTGGGCATTCCCGGCGAGGACGGCCCCAACGTCAGCCACTACTACACCGAGGCCCACCCCTTCATGGGCCTGAACGTGACCGTGATCGGCGCCGGCAATTCGGCCGCCGACGCGGCGCTGGACCTGTGGCGGGGCGGCGCGAACGTCACGATGGTCGTCCGGGCCCCGGAATTGAAAAGCACCATCAAGTACTGGGTCCGTCCGGATCTGGAAAACCGCATCAGGGAGGGCAGCATCAGCGCCCACTTCAACGCCCGCGTGGTGGACATCGGCCAGGACACGGTACGGGTGGAAGGTCAGGACGGCGAGACCTTCGAGCTGCCCACCCATTTCACCTTCGCGCTGACCGGGTACCGCCCGGACCTGTCGTTCCTGGGGGGGCTGAATCTGGCCCAGCAGCCCGACGAGTGTCTGGTGCTGGACGGGCACTATCAGAGCAGCGTGCCGGGTCTGTTCGTGGTGGGCAGCGCGGGCTTTGCGGGCAAGACCAACCAGGTGTTCATCGAGAACGGACGCCACCACGCCGATCTGGCGGTGGCCGAGATCGAGCGCCAGCTGGCGGGTCACGCGGAGTTGCAGCCTCAGTAG
- a CDS encoding NAD-dependent epimerase/dehydratase family protein, translating into MNILILGGTQFVGRHIVEAFVDSGHAVTVLTRGKSKDELPAMVERVHGDRDDGPAGLAALDGREWDACVDVSGYTPRQVRASAEGLQGRVGRYVFISTVSVYAEPGRHPVREDDPLSAPTAEDVTEVSGATYGPLKVACENIVHEVYGGHSTVLRPQIVAGPFDHTARYPYWGDRAARGGAVLAPGDGSDFLQVIDARDLARFTVRVVEHGIDGIFNLAGPRLGWADFMVLLGVTDPVWVDAQAQKASGLSSRELPVYVPAGGEQGGLMDVDPARALAAGLTLTDPLVTAQDTRAWSRDAGLQYALTPQREAEVLGALGQG; encoded by the coding sequence ATGAACATCCTGATTCTGGGCGGCACGCAGTTCGTGGGGCGGCACATCGTGGAGGCGTTTGTGGACTCGGGCCACGCGGTCACGGTGCTGACACGCGGGAAGTCGAAGGACGAGCTGCCTGCAATGGTTGAGCGCGTGCACGGCGACCGCGACGACGGCCCGGCGGGTCTGGCTGCCCTGGACGGCCGGGAGTGGGACGCCTGCGTGGACGTCAGCGGCTACACGCCCAGGCAGGTGCGCGCGAGTGCGGAGGGGTTGCAGGGCCGGGTGGGGCGCTACGTCTTTATCAGCACCGTCAGCGTCTACGCCGAGCCGGGCCGCCACCCGGTGCGCGAGGACGATCCGCTGTCCGCGCCCACCGCCGAGGACGTGACCGAGGTGTCGGGCGCAACCTATGGCCCCCTGAAAGTGGCCTGCGAGAACATCGTGCATGAAGTCTACGGCGGGCATTCCACGGTGCTGCGCCCGCAGATCGTGGCCGGCCCCTTCGATCACACCGCGCGTTACCCGTACTGGGGGGACCGCGCCGCGCGTGGTGGGGCCGTGCTGGCCCCCGGCGACGGCTCGGATTTTTTGCAGGTCATCGATGCCCGTGATCTGGCGCGCTTCACGGTTCGGGTGGTCGAGCACGGCATCGACGGCATCTTCAATCTGGCCGGGCCGAGACTGGGCTGGGCCGATTTCATGGTCCTGCTGGGCGTCACTGATCCGGTGTGGGTGGACGCACAGGCGCAGAAGGCCAGTGGGCTGAGCTCCCGCGAACTGCCTGTCTACGTGCCGGCGGGTGGCGAACAGGGCGGCCTGATGGATGTCGACCCGGCCAGGGCGCTGGCGGCGGGCCTGACCCTGACCGATCCGCTGGTCACGGCGCAGGACACGCGGGCCTGGAGCAGGGACGCGGGCCTCCAGTACGCGCTGACACCGCAGAGAGAGGCAGAGGTGCTGGGGGCACTGGGGCAGGGTTAG
- the dprA gene encoding DNA-processing protein DprA, whose protein sequence is MTRAAPIDDISELLALLTLRLTPNLGPRRIEALRRHFGSAQAALSAPLTRLRDVPGLDARSVAGMGHAKAAAGAQAELARAGRMGVTLLGRGLDGYPAALEALGDPPPVLWVRGELPELAVVPYAVGIVGTRAASPHAISLTRRIAGDLARAGVVVVSGLARGVDTAAHGAAVEAGGHSIGVLGSAVNVIYPRENSALAERLTLLSEYPLDTGPAQHHFPTRNRLIAALSAGTLVVEGERKSGSLITATHALECGRTVFAVPGRAGDPRAAGPHALIRDGAVLTESAQDVLDELGWGQAPAAPVPDLPPEQTRVLAALGAPATLDDLQAGTGLPLPDLQTALVMLQLMGLAEEVGGRWARR, encoded by the coding sequence GTGACCCGTGCCGCGCCCATCGACGACATTTCCGAACTGCTGGCCCTGTTGACCCTGCGCCTGACGCCGAACCTGGGACCGCGCCGGATTGAGGCGTTGCGGCGGCATTTTGGCAGTGCGCAGGCTGCCCTGAGCGCGCCGCTCACCCGACTGCGCGACGTGCCGGGCCTGGACGCCCGAAGTGTTGCGGGCATGGGCCACGCCAAGGCGGCCGCCGGCGCGCAGGCCGAACTGGCCAGGGCCGGGCGTATGGGCGTGACCCTGCTGGGCCGGGGCCTGGACGGCTATCCGGCGGCCCTGGAGGCCCTGGGAGACCCGCCGCCGGTGCTGTGGGTGCGGGGCGAGTTGCCGGAGCTGGCGGTCGTGCCGTATGCGGTCGGCATCGTGGGCACGCGGGCGGCCAGCCCCCACGCCATCAGCCTGACGCGCCGCATTGCGGGCGATCTGGCACGGGCGGGCGTGGTGGTGGTCAGCGGTCTGGCGCGCGGCGTCGACACGGCGGCGCACGGGGCGGCGGTGGAGGCCGGGGGCCACAGCATCGGCGTGCTGGGCAGCGCCGTGAACGTGATCTACCCCCGCGAGAACAGCGCCCTGGCCGAACGGTTGACGTTGCTCAGCGAGTATCCGCTGGACACCGGCCCGGCCCAGCACCACTTTCCGACGCGCAACCGCCTGATCGCGGCCCTGTCCGCCGGGACGCTGGTGGTGGAGGGCGAACGCAAGTCCGGTTCGCTGATCACGGCCACCCACGCGCTGGAATGCGGACGCACGGTGTTCGCGGTGCCGGGCCGGGCCGGCGATCCCCGCGCCGCCGGCCCCCACGCCCTGATTCGCGACGGCGCGGTTCTGACCGAATCGGCCCAGGACGTGCTGGACGAGCTGGGCTGGGGTCAGGCGCCCGCCGCTCCCGTACCGGATCTGCCGCCCGAGCAGACCCGCGTGCTGGCTGCCCTGGGTGCCCCCGCCACCCTGGACGATCTTCAGGCTGGAACGGGCCTGCCGCTGCCAGACCTGCAGACCGCGCTGGTCATGCTGCAACTGATGGGTCTGGCCGAGGAGGTCGGGGGGCGCTGGGCGCGGCGCTAG
- a CDS encoding sensor histidine kinase, whose product MPLPPRPAPNVPTAPSRRGAVLIPGAGLSSARVAWRHSLRFRLAATYSLLALALIMLISLGVVSLLLSRMDQQFNARLNDRADTLAEAFANPGAGLGKTAGGANAYTMLIDGDGTVVAASPILRVFEKTRDPFGNQSRVNIGDTPVRAVRREAGAFGTLWVGLPEDDLVSARQSAISALLIALVCTPLILLVVGWWVGRRALAGLQGAANLADQIDPTRSLATLPLPAREDEVHRLLSAINRLLVRIEAGQAREKQLLGQIVHELGAPLTVLKASLRRAEQRTDDPEVRRAALVADELTFTTQDLMQLARGQLELKLAWHYIPARTLQERLERLVPGTDFMGDWTGGILCDPDRLTQAVRNLLANARRAAGPEGSVTLTLAETADHMTFTVRDSGPGLPPELGERIFEPFVSGAGSSGLGLSVSRQIAVMHGGGLSGGTHPQGGAEFVLTIPGAALGDED is encoded by the coding sequence ATGCCCCTGCCCCCGCGCCCTGCCCCGAACGTGCCCACCGCACCCTCGCGGCGGGGCGCCGTATTGATACCGGGAGCCGGATTGTCCTCGGCGCGGGTGGCGTGGCGCCACAGTCTGCGTTTCCGGCTGGCGGCCACCTACAGCCTGCTGGCGCTGGCGCTGATCATGCTGATCAGTCTGGGCGTGGTGTCGCTGCTGCTGTCGCGTATGGACCAGCAGTTCAACGCCCGCCTGAATGACCGCGCCGACACGCTGGCCGAGGCCTTTGCCAATCCCGGCGCGGGCCTGGGCAAGACGGCAGGCGGGGCCAACGCCTACACCATGCTGATTGACGGTGACGGCACGGTGGTGGCGGCCAGCCCGATTCTGCGGGTATTCGAGAAAACGCGCGATCCTTTCGGGAACCAGTCGCGGGTCAACATCGGGGACACCCCGGTGCGGGCGGTGCGGCGCGAGGCAGGGGCGTTCGGCACGCTGTGGGTGGGCCTGCCAGAGGATGATCTGGTCTCTGCCCGCCAGAGTGCCATCAGCGCCCTGCTGATCGCGCTGGTGTGCACGCCGCTGATTCTGCTGGTGGTGGGCTGGTGGGTGGGCCGCCGGGCGCTGGCAGGCCTGCAGGGCGCGGCGAACCTGGCCGATCAGATCGACCCCACGCGCAGCCTGGCCACGCTGCCGCTGCCGGCCCGCGAGGACGAGGTGCACCGCCTGCTCAGCGCCATCAACCGCCTGCTGGTCCGCATCGAGGCCGGGCAGGCCCGCGAGAAGCAGTTGCTGGGCCAGATCGTGCATGAGCTGGGGGCGCCGCTGACCGTCCTGAAGGCCAGCCTGCGCCGCGCCGAACAGCGCACCGACGATCCCGAGGTGCGCCGCGCCGCCCTGGTGGCCGACGAGCTGACCTTTACCACCCAGGACCTGATGCAGCTGGCACGCGGGCAGCTGGAGCTGAAGTTGGCGTGGCACTACATTCCGGCGCGGACCCTGCAGGAGCGGCTGGAACGGCTGGTGCCCGGCACCGACTTCATGGGCGACTGGACCGGCGGCATCCTGTGCGATCCCGACCGGTTGACCCAGGCCGTCCGCAACCTGCTGGCCAACGCCCGCCGCGCCGCCGGGCCGGAGGGGAGCGTCACGCTGACCCTGGCCGAGACGGCGGACCACATGACCTTCACGGTGCGCGACAGCGGTCCCGGCCTGCCGCCCGAACTGGGGGAGCGCATCTTCGAGCCGTTCGTCAGCGGCGCGGGCAGCAGCGGGCTGGGCCTGAGCGTGTCGCGCCAGATTGCAGTGATGCACGGCGGCGGCCTGAGCGGCGGCACCCACCCGCAGGGCGGGGCGGAGTTCGTGCTGACCATTCCCGGTGCGGCGCTGGGCGACGAGGACTGA
- a CDS encoding response regulator transcription factor has translation MLAQILVVEDDPHLGPLLKEYLSGDYQVHHSATLRDAQSWLGMHSAQLILLDLNLPDGDGLDLVQALRQYSSTPVLVLSARSGVQERVAGLNAGADDYLTKPFAMPELDARITALLRRTAAGTGVNLGNTSLSTSSLLLTVNDKSINLTEHEARILELMMRTPERVFSRADIESHLYGWETPNSNSVEVRISQLRKKLEQSDSDLKIRTIRNVGYVLQA, from the coding sequence ATGCTGGCGCAGATTCTGGTTGTAGAAGACGATCCACACCTCGGGCCGCTGCTCAAGGAGTACCTGTCCGGCGACTATCAGGTGCACCACTCTGCCACCCTGCGGGACGCGCAGTCGTGGCTGGGTATGCACAGCGCACAACTGATCCTGCTGGACCTGAACCTGCCCGATGGCGACGGCCTGGATCTGGTGCAGGCGCTGCGGCAGTACAGCAGCACCCCGGTGCTGGTGCTGTCGGCCCGCAGCGGCGTGCAGGAGCGTGTGGCCGGGCTGAATGCCGGGGCAGACGACTACCTGACCAAGCCGTTTGCCATGCCGGAACTCGACGCCCGTATCACCGCCCTGCTGCGCCGCACCGCTGCCGGCACCGGCGTGAACCTGGGCAACACCAGCCTCAGCACCTCCAGCCTGCTGCTGACGGTGAACGACAAGAGCATCAACCTGACCGAGCACGAGGCGCGCATCCTGGAACTGATGATGCGCACGCCCGAGCGGGTCTTCTCGCGGGCCGATATTGAGTCTCACCTGTACGGCTGGGAGACCCCCAACAGCAACAGCGTGGAGGTCCGGATCTCGCAGCTGCGCAAGAAGCTGGAGCAGTCCGACAGTGACCTGAAGATTCGCACCATCCGCAACGTCGGCTACGTGTTGCAAGCCTGA
- a CDS encoding dihydrolipoamide acetyltransferase family protein — protein MKEILLPELAESVVEGEILKWLVEEGDTIALEQPLCEVMTDKVTVELPSPAAGILSKRMAQEGDVVAVHAVIALIDEGGEAAASTQPSATQAIQDSGENPTTADAQLPPQAQEEREQIAQEDQGGSIVEAGHMKGGADDDSSSLFKAFASDEQVKVQGLGSRSGSGAPGSSTAGTGTLNREPAPPAPARADGRVLAVPAARQLAREMGIDLAQVQGSGPNGRIRVQDVTAHGQGGAAQAAAPQPPAQAPQTQAQAAPTPASPPQPAAKGAGGMPVAPVQYRTPKGYEHLEDRVPLRGMRRAISNQMQASHLYTVRTLTVDEVNLTKLVEFRGRVKGEAAAAGVKLSYLPFIFKAVTAALKKYPSLNTSFDEASGEIVQKRYYHMGMAVATDAGLTVPVLKDVNQKSIFELAREVVDLAGRASAGKLAPDELAGSTFSITNIGSIGALFSFPIINVPDAAILGIHSIVKRPIVDEHDNIVVAHMMYLSLSFDHRLVDGAEAARFCKEVIRLLENPDRLMLEAM, from the coding sequence GTGAAAGAAATTCTGCTTCCTGAACTGGCCGAGAGTGTTGTCGAAGGCGAAATCCTGAAATGGCTGGTGGAGGAGGGCGACACCATTGCCCTGGAACAGCCGCTGTGCGAGGTCATGACTGACAAGGTAACGGTGGAACTGCCCAGCCCGGCGGCGGGCATCCTGAGCAAGCGCATGGCCCAGGAGGGCGACGTGGTGGCTGTTCACGCCGTCATCGCCCTGATTGATGAGGGCGGCGAGGCTGCCGCGTCAACGCAGCCCAGCGCCACCCAGGCCATTCAGGACAGCGGCGAGAATCCCACGACCGCCGACGCCCAGCTGCCTCCCCAGGCGCAGGAGGAACGCGAGCAGATTGCCCAGGAGGACCAGGGCGGCAGCATCGTGGAGGCGGGCCACATGAAGGGCGGGGCCGACGACGATTCCAGCAGCCTGTTCAAGGCCTTTGCCTCGGACGAGCAGGTGAAGGTGCAGGGGCTGGGCAGCCGCAGCGGCAGCGGTGCGCCGGGCAGCTCTACTGCCGGGACAGGCACGCTGAACCGCGAGCCTGCGCCGCCCGCCCCAGCCCGTGCCGATGGCCGCGTCCTCGCCGTTCCTGCCGCTCGCCAGCTGGCCCGCGAGATGGGCATCGATCTGGCGCAGGTGCAGGGCAGCGGCCCCAACGGGCGCATCCGCGTGCAGGACGTGACGGCGCATGGGCAGGGTGGGGCCGCGCAGGCCGCCGCGCCTCAGCCGCCGGCCCAGGCCCCTCAGACCCAGGCTCAGGCTGCCCCGACTCCGGCCAGCCCACCCCAGCCTGCCGCCAAGGGGGCAGGCGGCATGCCTGTCGCGCCCGTGCAGTACCGCACGCCCAAGGGCTACGAGCACCTGGAAGACCGCGTCCCGCTGCGGGGCATGCGCCGGGCCATCAGCAACCAGATGCAGGCCAGCCACCTGTACACCGTCCGCACGCTGACCGTGGACGAGGTGAACCTGACCAAGCTGGTGGAGTTCCGGGGCCGGGTCAAGGGTGAGGCGGCGGCGGCGGGCGTGAAGCTGTCGTACCTGCCGTTCATCTTCAAGGCAGTCACGGCGGCCCTCAAGAAGTACCCCAGCCTGAACACGTCCTTCGACGAGGCCAGCGGCGAGATCGTGCAGAAGCGCTACTACCACATGGGCATGGCGGTCGCCACCGACGCGGGCCTGACCGTGCCGGTGCTTAAGGACGTGAACCAGAAAAGCATCTTCGAGCTGGCGCGTGAGGTCGTTGATCTGGCGGGCCGCGCCTCGGCCGGCAAGCTGGCCCCGGACGAACTGGCGGGCAGCACCTTCTCGATCACCAACATCGGCTCGATCGGGGCGCTGTTCTCGTTCCCGATCATCAACGTTCCCGACGCCGCCATTCTGGGCATCCACAGCATCGTCAAGCGCCCCATCGTGGACGAGCATGACAACATCGTCGTGGCGCATATGATGTACCTGAGCCTGTCGTTCGATCACCGTCTGGTGGACGGCGCGGAGGCCGCCCGCTTCTGCAAGGAAGTGATCCGCCTGCTGGAAAACCCCGACCGGCTGATGCTGGAAGCGATGTGA